ACCTCGGGCGCGAGGCCGCCCTGACCCTGGCCCGCTACCTGATCGTCTTCCTGCGCCGCCCCGGAAACCAGCGGCAGTTCAGCACCCACCTGCTGGCGCAGCTCGCCGACCGCCCGTCCCTGCGCGAAGTGCAGCACTGGATCGCCACCCATCCGGACGCGGACCTCACCGTAGACACCCTCGCCCAGCGCGCCAACCTCTCCGCCCGCCAGTTCACCCGTGCCTTCACCGCCGAGATCGGCACACCCCCCGGCCGGTACGTGGACCAGACCCGCCTGGAGACCGCCCGCCGCCTGCTGGAGGAAACCCGGGACAGCATCGAGCACGTCGCCCGCGCCAGCGGCTACCCCACCCCCGAGGCCATGCGCCGCGCCTTCCAGCGCACTCTCGACCTTTCCCCGGCCCAGTACCGCCAGCGCTTCGGGGACGTCCCTCAGTCGAGGAGCTGAACACGCCCCGGGGGCGTCTGCAGGTGGGCCCGCTGACGTATCGGCCGAAGTCGGCAGCAGCCCTGACCATGGCGGGCTACCGCGCCGAGAGCCGTTCACCGGCGGAGCCGGCCTTTCATCCGGAGGCCGTCGCGAACGCCCGGCCGATCGACGTGGGCGACCCGAACCGGACCGACCTCCTTGTTCGTGCCCTGAATGCCATGGAGTCCGCGCTGTTCGCCGTCGGGCGGCGCGATGAAGGATTCGTGGCCTGCCAGGAGATGGCAGCAGCGCGCGCGGGCTCGGGTCACTCACTCGGCCGGAGCCTGGCGCGGACGGTGGCCAGATCGTCCGCGCCGAGGCCGGCCGCGAGCAGGCAGGCCTCGGGGTCGAACGAGGTGAGCGTCTCCACGAGCGCTTCGCGCGCGGTGGTTCCCTCGCGGGCCAGGATCCGGTCGACCTCCATCTGCTCGTCCGCCCTGCCGAGATGGGCCCACAGCGCTGCGAGCCGGGAGGCGCTGAGCTCGTAGTCGGCGGCGATGTCCTCCGGCGCGACACGGGCGAGCGCGAGCAGTACAAGGGCGACCAGCCCGGTGCGGTCCCGGCCCGCACCGCAGTGCACGAGGACGCCGCCGGGCTGGGCACGGGCAACGGCGGTGACGGCGGCGGCGGCCGCGTGCGGGCGGAGTTCGAGGTGGGGCCGGAGGAACAGCGGGGTCCCGTCCAGGTGGCCCCACTCGTCCCACCACTCCTTTCCGACAAGCGCGTCGAGCGGCACCCGGGTGAAGTCGATCCCCTCGGGTCTCGGCAGCGAGGGCTTAGCCGTACCCTCGTTGCGCAGGTCGATGATGGTGCGGATGCCGTGCGCCTGAAGGGCGGCCCAGCCGGCGGCGGTCAGGCCGTCGATACTGTCGGAGCGGACCACGGCACCCCAGCGTGTCTCACCCCCGCCGGCAGTGCGTATCCCTCCGAGATCCCGGACGTTGAAGCTGCCCTCCCACCGCAGGTCGCGGTCGCAAGCGTCCACGACCGGCACGTCGGCCCGGTGGTGATCCTGAGTACTGGTCACGCGGTCCCCTCCTTGCGTCGGGCACGTTGCCCGGCCCCACTGATGCTGGGGCTTGCCCCCAGGTGAAGGTCAACCAGCGGCCTCCTGCGGTTCCACACCGCAGCTCATTTGTATGACGATCCGCAGGTGGAAGCCGGTTGTGCAGCCCCCTGTGGTCTTGGACACTCGTTCTTGCGCGGCGAGGGTCTTCTCCTGCAGCGAGACCTTCTACAACCGCCGCCGGCTACGCAGGCACCCCCACTGGGGGCTACCCGACCCCGCACATCGAGTACCTGGAGATCTTCCACAACCGCCGGCGCCGCCACTCATCACTCGGCATGCTCGCCCCGATCGAGTACGAGCTCCGCACCCCAACCACCTTGCCGGCAGCCCGGAACCACGCAAGCCGACTCCGGGAGACCCGGCGCACATCACGCTCTACGGCGAACCCGGTGCGGTTCACCGGGACGAGGACCGCTGAGGCTGTTGGCGGGGAGCTGATCGGACAGCTCGCCGGGACGGCGGCCGAGCAGCCCCGTGTGTGAAAGGGCATGTGGTCCTGCCCGCCCTCGCGGGTCCGGAGGGCGGGCAGGACCGCTGGTCTCACCGGGCTGCCGGGCCGGCGGTGAAGAACTCGACCATGTACTCCAGGCCGCGCTCGCCGAACATGTTGTCCAGGCTGTCGGCGGACTCGGTGGCGGACGCCTCACTGCGCGGGAAGAGCGCCGCCTCGTACGCGGCCAGGGCGGCCTCGGCGTCGCCGGGGTGCGCGGCGTGATGGCGCTTCTTGAATTTGGTTCTGACCGCGATTCCGTGAACCACTGATCTTGCTGATGCGGCCGGTGGGGCATCCTGGTGCGATGGATGATGCCGAGACGACGTGGCAGTCGTGGTTGTCTGGACTTGCTCCGGCGAAGCGGACTGAGGCGGAGTCGCTTCGGGCGCAGTTCGGGGCGCTCGGTGCGGCGGACGCTTCTGATTGGGCGAGGTCGCAGATCGAGGAGAACCAGCCGCAGCTGGCACGCTTCGTACTGCTCCGTTCGCTGTGGCGTGGTGCTATCGACAGTTGGGCAGGCCCGGGAGCGCTGGAGCAGGTGGCTGCGGCCCGGCGCCTGCTGGATGCGGGGGCTCTCGAACAGCACGGCGATGATCAAGAGGGTCGCGCAGTGCGGCCAGGCCCCGGCGGGCCTGGTAACGCGACAGTTCGCACGTCAGTATCAGCTGCATGAAGACCAGCCCAATCGGGGCGCACTCCATCAGCGCGGTCCGCAGCCGGTCGGCGTCGCGGCGCTTGTCCAGGAACGACCGGTAGGAGCGGATCGGGTCTTCCTTGAACACGGCTAATGGTGGAGTCGGGTACC
The Streptacidiphilus albus JL83 genome window above contains:
- a CDS encoding tyrosine-protein phosphatase, yielding MTSTQDHHRADVPVVDACDRDLRWEGSFNVRDLGGIRTAGGGETRWGAVVRSDSIDGLTAAGWAALQAHGIRTIIDLRNEGTAKPSLPRPEGIDFTRVPLDALVGKEWWDEWGHLDGTPLFLRPHLELRPHAAAAAVTAVARAQPGGVLVHCGAGRDRTGLVALVLLALARVAPEDIAADYELSASRLAALWAHLGRADEQMEVDRILAREGTTAREALVETLTSFDPEACLLAAGLGADDLATVRARLRPSE